AGGGCAGGGGCTCGCTCGATTCGAGCGTCACTTTCTGAGCCTTGGCCATCATGATGCGCGGATGCTTGGGGTGTGTGCCCCGGATAAAGCGCGGCACCATCGGCAGCATACTGTGTCGGGGGAGCTTGCGCACGAAGCACAGGCTGAACAGCCCGTCGTCAATGCGCGAGCCGGGGGTCATGTGGAAAACCGCGCCGAAGCGCTCGCCGTTCATGACGGAAATCATCATCAGGTGATCTTCAAAAGACTGATCGTCGTACGTGACCTTGACGAGAGGAGAGCGATAGTAAAAGAGCAGGGTCATCAGCACCGCCGGCAGGTACACCGCCGCCCCCCGCAGATAGCGGATCTTGCGGCTTTCGATGTTCACCACGGCATCAAAGCCCAATCCCACGCCGTTGACGAAAAAGAGGGGCGGCTCGGTGTCGGACTCCACCAGGCCGACATCCATCCAGCGCACGCGGCCGTCCAGCAGGCGCTGGCAGGCCGCCGGCACTTCATGCGGAAGGCCGAAGTTATACCCGAAGTCATTGCCGGTGCCGACCGGGATCATGCCGAAGCGGGGCATGGTGCCGGGGTCGCCGCCGTTGCGCAGCCAGCGCGACAGCCCGTTCATGATCTCGTTGGCGGTGCCGTCGCCGCCGGCGCCGGCGATGAAGGGGACGCCCCGCTGGGCCGCCTCATATGCCCACTTCGTTGCATCGCCGGGCTGGTTGGTCACCAGGATCTCCACTGGCTGGCCGGCCTGCTGAAAAGCGCGCGCAATCTCTTCCTTGGAGGCGGCTCCCCGGCCGCGGCCGGCAACGGGGTTGACAATCACCACGGGTACCGTCATGTCTTCTCTCGATGTACCTCTTCCGTGAATTTTTTATAATAACACCCCACCGGGCGGTTCGTCACGCTATGAGGTCCGGCCCGGGGCCGGCCAGGTCGTAGTACAGGTCGGAGAGCGCCCGCGTCAGGTCGCCCTCATTTGAGAAC
The sequence above is drawn from the Anaerolineae bacterium genome and encodes:
- a CDS encoding diacylglycerol kinase family lipid kinase, which encodes MTVPVVIVNPVAGRGRGAASKEEIARAFQQAGQPVEILVTNQPGDATKWAYEAAQRGVPFIAGAGGDGTANEIMNGLSRWLRNGGDPGTMPRFGMIPVGTGNDFGYNFGLPHEVPAACQRLLDGRVRWMDVGLVESDTEPPLFFVNGVGLGFDAVVNIESRKIRYLRGAAVYLPAVLMTLLFYYRSPLVKVTYDDQSFEDHLMMISVMNGERFGAVFHMTPGSRIDDGLFSLCFVRKLPRHSMLPMVPRFIRGTHPKHPRIMMAKAQKVTLESSEPLPSHVDGEIYSVRARRYTFTIMPWKVPMLC